The Caulifigura coniformis genome includes a region encoding these proteins:
- a CDS encoding STAS domain-containing protein → MESRFFKIAVDEDVARVDVLRDRLTEEDNIEEFGQELTSLVEKQKVTRIVLNMERVKYFTSSVIGKLIMLHRRMSRSDGQMVLANLPPEAEEILSTSQLLTYFNTSATDNGANSGVQA, encoded by the coding sequence ATGGAGTCGCGGTTTTTCAAGATTGCAGTCGATGAAGACGTCGCCCGCGTCGACGTACTTCGCGATCGGCTCACTGAGGAAGACAACATCGAGGAATTCGGGCAGGAGCTGACGTCTCTTGTCGAGAAGCAGAAGGTGACCCGAATCGTCCTGAACATGGAACGCGTGAAGTACTTCACGAGTTCTGTGATCGGAAAGCTGATCATGCTGCACCGGCGCATGAGCCGGTCGGACGGACAGATGGTACTTGCGAACCTGCCGCCCGAGGCGGAAGAGATCCTTTCGACGAGCCAGCTGCTGACTTACTTCAATACGTCGGCGACGGACAACGGGGCGAACAGCGGCGTGCAGGCCTGA
- a CDS encoding 3-keto-disaccharide hydrolase gives MTLILRSALAFLVLSASAYAQNAKDGPTYTSPDKADGDFAFAGEYLGWQQLQGDLRGSQRIGVQVVALGNGKFTAVKYLGGLPGDGWLRGQRILLDGERTAEGVALKGNVTSLLVSPEEALVVDSLGNKLGELKRVHRESPTMGAKAPAGATVLFDGAGTDHFKKGRMTENGWLMAGTETSDAWNNFRLHGEFLLPYKPLARGQARGNSGFYLQGRYELQVLDSFGLEGGENECGALYKLVRPAVNMCFPPLEWQTYDIDFQAAKFDADGKKIEPMTISVWHNGVPIHAQRKIPSKTGAGTAEGPQPLPIKLQDHQNPVVYRNLWIIDTAKPDARDIDWLALPIKAPPVPVAVSDASGNQF, from the coding sequence ATGACGCTCATTCTCCGTTCCGCTCTCGCGTTCCTGGTCCTGTCTGCTTCGGCCTACGCGCAGAACGCCAAAGACGGCCCCACATACACCTCGCCCGACAAAGCCGACGGAGACTTCGCCTTCGCCGGCGAGTATCTCGGATGGCAGCAGCTCCAGGGCGATCTCCGCGGTTCGCAGCGCATCGGCGTGCAGGTCGTCGCGCTCGGAAACGGGAAGTTCACCGCCGTGAAATATCTCGGCGGCCTGCCCGGCGACGGCTGGCTCCGGGGTCAGCGGATTCTCCTCGATGGCGAACGGACCGCGGAGGGGGTCGCCCTCAAGGGGAATGTGACTTCGCTGCTCGTCTCTCCCGAGGAAGCGCTCGTCGTCGACAGCCTCGGAAACAAGCTCGGTGAATTGAAGCGGGTTCACCGTGAAAGCCCGACGATGGGAGCCAAAGCGCCGGCCGGAGCGACCGTTCTCTTCGATGGCGCCGGCACCGACCACTTCAAGAAGGGCAGGATGACCGAGAACGGCTGGCTTATGGCCGGTACGGAAACCAGTGATGCCTGGAATAACTTCCGCCTCCACGGCGAATTCCTCCTTCCCTACAAGCCTCTCGCCCGCGGACAGGCGAGAGGGAACAGTGGCTTCTACCTGCAGGGGCGCTACGAGCTGCAGGTGCTCGATTCATTCGGACTGGAAGGGGGCGAGAATGAGTGCGGCGCCCTCTACAAGCTGGTCCGCCCGGCCGTGAACATGTGCTTCCCACCGCTCGAATGGCAGACCTATGACATCGACTTCCAGGCGGCGAAGTTCGATGCCGACGGAAAGAAGATCGAGCCCATGACGATCAGTGTCTGGCACAACGGCGTTCCGATTCACGCGCAGCGGAAGATTCCCAGCAAGACCGGAGCCGGAACCGCGGAAGGGCCCCAGCCGCTCCCGATCAAGCTGCAGGACCATCAGAACCCGGTCGTTTACCGGAACCTGTGGATCATCGATACGGCCAAACCCGACGCCCGCGACATCGACTGGCTCGCGCTGCCCATCAAGGCCCCCCCGGTTCCTGTCGCTGTATCCGACGCATCTGGCAACCAGTTCTGA
- a CDS encoding DUF2238 domain-containing protein, with translation MRRFPWPVVGFTLLYLAPAIVVAIRTGNGEFLFYIAVMAVLLSVMIVVHRRVQLSGWALWGLSVWGLLHMAGGLLPVPESWPINGTKRVLYSWWLIPERLKYDHVVHAFGFGVTTLVCWEGLRSIIASFTGQRVRPSLGMLTLAAAAGMGFGALNEVIEFVATLLVPETNVGGYINTGWDLVSNLAGCAIAVVAIRLFDRGVPAESPH, from the coding sequence ATGCGACGTTTCCCCTGGCCTGTCGTCGGCTTCACGCTCCTGTACCTGGCTCCCGCGATCGTGGTGGCGATCCGCACGGGGAACGGCGAGTTCCTGTTCTACATCGCCGTGATGGCGGTGCTGCTTTCGGTGATGATCGTGGTTCATCGCCGCGTGCAGCTCAGCGGATGGGCGCTCTGGGGCCTGAGCGTGTGGGGGCTGCTGCATATGGCGGGAGGTCTGCTGCCTGTCCCCGAAAGCTGGCCGATCAACGGCACGAAGCGCGTGCTGTATAGCTGGTGGCTCATTCCCGAACGGCTCAAGTACGACCACGTGGTCCACGCGTTCGGATTCGGCGTGACCACGCTCGTGTGCTGGGAAGGCCTGCGCTCGATCATTGCCTCGTTCACGGGCCAGCGGGTTCGACCGTCGCTGGGAATGTTGACACTGGCCGCAGCGGCCGGGATGGGATTTGGCGCGCTCAACGAAGTGATCGAGTTTGTGGCGACCCTGCTCGTTCCGGAAACGAACGTCGGCGGGTACATCAACACGGGGTGGGATCTTGTTTCGAATCTGGCGGGCTGCGCGATCGCTGTCGTCGCGATCCGGTTGTTCGACAGGGGCGTTCCGGCGGAAAGCCCACATTGA
- a CDS encoding flagellar biosynthetic protein FliO, with translation MAVLRVAPLLAAMLANCIAEPVSAQELSAFPETPRAVRRIDSAAPVSLSDSTAGGTSVLTADAGKTPIRRLGDSPAGSGDRPRSQWMVWLVMVGIVGSAAGLSFWARRSGGTSHWRIPNTVFQVLGRSAVSPNQSVTLLRLGERVLLVSSSGATMQTLAVVTDPVEVATITAECLSKRAAQIAELQTPPKRRAAERTPESKAVAGTIGGERPVNAPRRGGTEVGHA, from the coding sequence TTGGCCGTTCTGCGCGTCGCCCCACTCCTGGCGGCGATGCTCGCGAACTGCATTGCGGAACCGGTTTCGGCCCAAGAACTGAGTGCCTTTCCAGAAACTCCCCGGGCCGTTCGCCGGATTGATTCGGCCGCTCCGGTTTCCCTTTCTGATTCCACGGCAGGCGGGACCTCCGTATTGACGGCGGACGCCGGCAAGACTCCGATTCGCAGGCTGGGGGATTCGCCAGCCGGCAGCGGGGATCGGCCCCGTTCGCAGTGGATGGTGTGGCTGGTGATGGTGGGGATCGTGGGTTCGGCGGCTGGCTTGTCGTTCTGGGCGCGTCGCAGCGGCGGGACCTCGCACTGGCGAATTCCGAACACCGTTTTCCAGGTCCTTGGCCGGTCGGCTGTCAGCCCGAATCAATCGGTCACCCTGCTGCGGCTTGGCGAGCGAGTGCTGCTGGTTTCTTCGTCGGGCGCGACAATGCAGACGCTGGCGGTCGTCACTGATCCGGTGGAGGTCGCGACCATCACGGCGGAATGCCTGTCGAAACGTGCGGCGCAGATCGCGGAACTTCAAACGCCCCCCAAACGGCGCGCGGCGGAAAGAACTCCGGAATCGAAGGCCGTGGCCGGAACGATCGGCGGCGAGCGCCCTGTGAACGCCCCGCGACGCGGCGGCACCGAGGTGGGGCATGCCTGA
- a CDS encoding flagellar type III secretion system pore protein FliP, giving the protein MPDAARLVSDFVATSPEAASTAKWLLLGGVLSLAPALAVMTTSFVRIAVVLGIVKQGFGGGQFLPPQAMMALSLFLTVGVMAPVWRASYDAGYAPYAAGQYASAHEQQAAVTLAFENGAAPIRKFMSLQIEAAGNTAAVDLILKYQSQWKTSPAAEPRYYEDLPLSVLLPAYVLSELKVAFAIGFQLLLPFVVIDIVVASLINSLGVVSLSAAWAAFPLKLLLFVLIDGWLLTVETLLESIRPFTS; this is encoded by the coding sequence ATGCCTGACGCCGCGAGGCTCGTGAGCGACTTCGTGGCGACGTCGCCGGAAGCGGCGTCGACGGCAAAATGGCTGCTGCTGGGCGGCGTGCTGAGCCTCGCGCCTGCCCTGGCGGTGATGACGACGAGCTTCGTTCGCATCGCCGTTGTGCTGGGGATCGTCAAGCAGGGCTTCGGCGGGGGACAGTTTCTTCCCCCGCAGGCGATGATGGCGTTGTCGCTGTTCCTGACCGTGGGCGTCATGGCGCCTGTGTGGCGAGCATCGTACGACGCCGGCTATGCGCCTTACGCGGCCGGCCAGTACGCCAGTGCCCATGAGCAGCAGGCCGCTGTGACCCTCGCCTTTGAAAACGGGGCGGCGCCGATCCGGAAATTCATGTCGCTGCAGATCGAGGCTGCCGGGAACACTGCGGCCGTTGACCTGATCCTCAAATACCAGTCGCAGTGGAAGACGTCGCCAGCAGCCGAGCCTCGCTACTACGAGGACCTGCCGCTGTCGGTGCTGCTCCCGGCGTATGTGCTGAGCGAATTGAAGGTGGCCTTCGCGATCGGTTTTCAGTTGCTGCTGCCGTTTGTCGTGATCGACATCGTCGTCGCTTCCCTGATCAATTCGCTGGGCGTCGTATCGCTCTCGGCGGCGTGGGCGGCGTTCCCGCTGAAGCTGCTCCTGTTTGTCCTGATCGACGGCTGGCTGCTGACGGTCGAAACGCTGCTGGAAAGCATCCGACCGTTTACCAGTTGA
- a CDS encoding flagellar biosynthetic protein FliQ: protein MTIDTAQDLLRTALMTGFVIAAPVLGAVLLVSLVVNVLQTMTQLHDHALSFVPRLLATGLVLLLLLPWILGRVSEYATEVYRSAGHGP from the coding sequence ATGACCATCGATACGGCCCAGGACCTGTTACGAACGGCGCTGATGACGGGATTCGTCATCGCGGCCCCCGTGCTGGGGGCTGTGCTGCTGGTGAGCCTGGTGGTCAACGTGCTCCAGACGATGACCCAGCTGCATGACCATGCGCTGTCCTTCGTCCCGCGGCTACTGGCGACGGGCCTGGTGCTGCTCCTGCTGCTCCCATGGATCCTGGGGCGGGTGTCGGAGTATGCGACGGAGGTGTATCGCTCGGCGGGTCACGGACCATGA
- a CDS encoding flagellar biosynthetic protein FliR, translating to MRADLAPSMIEVAFTVLGSMAAPLLAAIRILAIVTFASLMSGASIPWRYRIAGSLLLGWAAVGTSVALPGDVGLLAASEVAYGAALGVGVGGLILSLKLAGELIDDRLRLSDAAAEAMISEGEAAGPCVRLLGGIGILLVVLGGTGGAMPVVEGLLESFRNVPVGTTANLWQGWRGPIQVLGGALEIAIRTALPVLAAITILDWCQVLVSRAAPTAPGALAATAVKPLLGLAVLVATFGGACDAVIQGVQWCLAGG from the coding sequence ATGAGAGCGGACCTGGCTCCCAGCATGATCGAGGTCGCCTTCACGGTCCTCGGCTCGATGGCCGCTCCCCTGCTTGCGGCCATTCGCATTCTGGCGATCGTGACGTTCGCGTCGCTCATGTCTGGAGCGTCGATCCCGTGGCGCTACCGCATTGCGGGTTCGCTGCTTCTTGGATGGGCGGCCGTGGGTACAAGCGTCGCATTGCCTGGCGACGTGGGGCTCCTCGCGGCCTCTGAAGTGGCTTACGGTGCGGCGCTGGGCGTCGGAGTCGGCGGGCTGATTTTGAGCCTGAAGCTGGCTGGTGAACTGATCGACGACCGCTTGCGGCTGAGCGATGCGGCGGCGGAAGCGATGATCTCCGAGGGCGAGGCGGCGGGGCCTTGTGTACGGCTTCTGGGCGGGATTGGAATCCTGCTGGTCGTCCTGGGGGGAACGGGGGGCGCGATGCCTGTCGTCGAAGGGCTGCTGGAAAGCTTTCGGAACGTGCCGGTCGGGACGACGGCGAACCTCTGGCAGGGGTGGCGGGGCCCGATCCAGGTGCTGGGCGGGGCCCTCGAGATCGCAATCCGGACTGCGCTTCCTGTGCTGGCGGCGATCACGATTCTCGACTGGTGCCAGGTTCTGGTCTCCCGGGCAGCGCCGACTGCTCCGGGGGCGCTGGCGGCCACGGCCGTCAAGCCGCTGCTGGGGCTGGCAGTTCTTGTCGCAACGTTCGGGGGCGCCTGCGACGCGGTGATCCAAGGGGTGCAGTGGTGTCTGGCGGGCGGGTGA
- a CDS encoding beta-ketoacyl-[acyl-carrier-protein] synthase family protein — translation MAATEDRNRIVITGVGLTAPNGDSLDDFRQALLAGKSGVVPFETRYMGPVLAGVCRFDEFRHQKKKDRRRGTRVGSISIYCANEAVKDSRLDWPNVRKSRVGVYLGITEHGNVETENEIYEISKFGYDTSVWTHHHNPRTVANNPAGEVTLNMGITGPHLTIGAACAAGNAGFIQAVQMLRLNEVDLALAGGVSESIHTFGIFAGFKSQGALAWDDVPERACRPFDLGRKGIVVAEGGAICTLERLPDALARGAKIYAEIVGYAINSDATDFVLPDPTRQAECIGLALERAGLKADDIDLVSSHATATEQGDIEECQALRKVFGDRPSLAINNTKSFIGHAMGAAGALELMGNVPTFGDGLAHATINLEDPDPRCALPQIVANTPRRLEKCDYILNNSFGMLGINSVVIVKRVGPELGGVYR, via the coding sequence ATGGCAGCGACAGAGGACCGGAACCGAATTGTCATTACAGGCGTGGGCCTTACTGCGCCGAACGGGGACAGCCTGGATGATTTCCGGCAGGCGCTGCTGGCTGGCAAGTCGGGCGTCGTGCCGTTCGAAACGCGGTACATGGGGCCGGTCCTGGCGGGCGTGTGCCGTTTCGACGAATTCCGGCACCAGAAGAAGAAGGATCGGCGTCGCGGAACACGCGTGGGATCGATCTCGATCTATTGCGCCAACGAGGCGGTGAAGGACTCGCGGCTGGACTGGCCGAACGTCCGGAAGAGCCGGGTGGGCGTGTACCTGGGCATCACCGAGCATGGCAACGTGGAGACCGAAAACGAGATCTACGAGATCTCGAAGTTCGGGTACGACACGAGCGTCTGGACGCATCACCACAATCCGCGGACGGTCGCGAACAATCCGGCCGGCGAAGTGACGCTCAACATGGGCATCACCGGTCCGCACCTGACGATCGGGGCGGCGTGCGCGGCGGGGAACGCGGGGTTCATCCAGGCCGTGCAGATGCTGCGGCTCAATGAAGTCGATCTCGCGCTCGCGGGGGGCGTTTCAGAAAGCATTCACACGTTCGGAATTTTCGCCGGGTTCAAGAGCCAGGGTGCGCTGGCGTGGGACGACGTTCCCGAGCGGGCGTGCCGGCCGTTCGATCTTGGTCGCAAGGGGATTGTCGTTGCCGAAGGGGGAGCAATCTGCACCCTGGAACGTCTGCCGGACGCCCTCGCCCGCGGCGCGAAGATCTATGCAGAAATCGTCGGTTACGCGATCAATTCGGACGCGACCGATTTCGTGCTCCCGGACCCGACGCGGCAGGCGGAGTGCATCGGGCTGGCGCTGGAGCGGGCCGGGCTGAAGGCCGACGACATCGACCTTGTCAGCAGCCATGCCACGGCGACCGAGCAGGGAGACATCGAGGAATGCCAGGCGCTGCGGAAAGTGTTTGGCGACCGTCCTTCGCTGGCGATCAACAACACAAAGAGCTTCATCGGTCACGCGATGGGGGCAGCGGGGGCGCTGGAACTGATGGGGAACGTCCCCACCTTCGGCGACGGGCTGGCGCATGCGACGATCAACCTCGAAGATCCAGACCCTCGCTGCGCGTTGCCGCAGATCGTGGCGAACACGCCGCGGCGTCTGGAGAAATGCGATTACATCCTGAACAACTCGTTCGGGATGCTGGGCATCAATTCGGTGGTGATCGTGAAGCGCGTGGGACCGGAACTGGGGGGCGTGTACCGCTGA
- a CDS encoding TerC family protein, whose amino-acid sequence MDVLVPLVTLTAMEIVLGIDNIVFIAILASRLPVQQQARARNIGLMAAMGTRILLLFSITWVLKLDKPFVYLTDLGIPAGILGVDPANPKSLPPDVALDPHSSAGRALGINGISVKDLILLIGGMFLIWKSVREIHHKIEGQHESAAKVPTSFASVVGQIALMDIIFSLDSVITAVGMVDADKVWVMVVSIILAILVMLKYAGAVSRFVDRHPTIKILALSFLILIGVMLVAEGIGTHFNKGYIYFAMAFSLVVEMLNMKLRPAEAAHANDD is encoded by the coding sequence ATGGACGTCCTCGTACCGCTCGTCACGCTCACCGCCATGGAGATCGTGCTCGGGATCGACAACATCGTCTTCATCGCCATCCTTGCCTCGCGGCTCCCTGTTCAGCAGCAGGCCCGGGCCAGGAACATCGGCCTGATGGCCGCAATGGGGACGCGCATCCTTCTGTTGTTCTCAATCACCTGGGTGCTCAAGCTCGACAAACCCTTCGTCTACCTGACCGATCTCGGCATCCCGGCCGGCATCCTGGGAGTTGATCCCGCCAACCCGAAGTCCCTTCCACCAGATGTCGCCCTGGATCCCCATTCGTCGGCCGGACGAGCGCTCGGCATCAACGGCATCTCGGTCAAGGACCTCATCCTGCTGATCGGCGGCATGTTCCTGATCTGGAAAAGCGTCCGCGAGATCCATCACAAGATCGAGGGCCAGCACGAATCCGCCGCCAAGGTCCCCACCAGTTTCGCGAGCGTCGTCGGGCAGATCGCCCTGATGGACATCATCTTCTCGCTCGACTCCGTGATCACGGCCGTCGGCATGGTCGACGCCGACAAGGTCTGGGTGATGGTCGTCTCCATCATCCTCGCGATTCTGGTGATGCTGAAGTATGCAGGGGCCGTCAGCCGTTTCGTCGACCGCCACCCCACGATCAAGATCCTCGCCCTCAGCTTCCTGATCCTCATCGGCGTCATGCTCGTCGCCGAAGGCATCGGCACGCACTTCAACAAGGGCTACATCTATTTCGCGATGGCGTTCTCGCTCGTCGTCGAAATGCTGAACATGAAGCTCCGGCCCGCCGAAGCAGCTCACGCGAACGACGACTGA
- a CDS encoding leucine-rich repeat domain-containing protein gives MRLWISTLLFLSASVSHAADAPAATPPNPDAVKAVKAVGGNVLSIAQNDSRLDVTLHLADKEVTDAVLVEVAKLTPVASLNLAKTKITDGGLSAISGLKTLEKLHLENTAIGDEGLKQLAGLESLAYLNLYGTKVTDAGLAHLHGLKNLKSVYVWQTQVTDAGMDALKKAVPGVRVVGEVKLTPVDPPKPVETKKPEPKKDDKKPAEKKEADKKEEPKKEGEKKEEPKKEAPKADEKPAEKKEAPKAEEKPAEKPAEKKDEPKKD, from the coding sequence ATGCGCCTGTGGATATCCACCCTCCTGTTTCTCAGCGCCTCCGTTTCCCACGCAGCCGATGCCCCTGCCGCGACTCCCCCGAATCCGGATGCGGTCAAGGCCGTGAAAGCGGTGGGGGGAAACGTACTGTCGATCGCCCAGAACGATTCGCGACTCGACGTCACGCTGCACCTGGCCGACAAGGAGGTAACTGACGCGGTGCTGGTGGAGGTGGCCAAGCTGACGCCCGTGGCGTCGCTCAACCTGGCCAAGACGAAGATCACCGACGGGGGGCTGTCGGCCATCTCGGGGCTGAAGACCCTCGAAAAGCTGCACCTCGAGAACACCGCGATCGGCGACGAAGGGCTCAAGCAGCTCGCCGGACTGGAATCGCTGGCCTATCTGAACCTGTACGGGACGAAGGTGACCGACGCGGGGCTGGCGCACCTGCACGGCCTGAAGAACCTGAAGTCGGTTTACGTGTGGCAGACGCAGGTGACGGATGCCGGAATGGATGCGCTGAAGAAGGCCGTCCCGGGAGTGCGGGTGGTGGGCGAGGTGAAGCTGACGCCGGTCGATCCTCCGAAGCCGGTTGAAACCAAGAAGCCAGAGCCGAAGAAGGACGACAAGAAGCCGGCCGAAAAGAAGGAGGCCGACAAAAAAGAAGAGCCCAAGAAGGAGGGGGAGAAAAAAGAGGAACCGAAGAAGGAGGCCCCCAAGGCTGACGAGAAGCCGGCCGAGAAGAAAGAGGCACCGAAGGCCGAGGAAAAGCCGGCGGAGAAGCCCGCCGAAAAGAAGGATGAGCCGAAGAAGGATTGA
- a CDS encoding ABC transporter ATP-binding protein, whose protein sequence is MSAEAVIQTRNLSKTYRDFWGRPKVKALNSLTLDVQPGEIFGLLGPNGSGKTTTLKLLLGLLFPSDGEVSVLGKPAHEVTKNERIGYLPEESYLYRFLNADETLDFYGKLFNMTAATRKQRRDELIEMVGLQHARRRQLKEYSKGMTRRIGLAQALINNPELVLLDEPTSGLDPLGTRDMKDLILKLKADGKTVVMSSHLLADVQDVCDRIAILYGGELKVVGNVKDLLESRDETQIMSSQLSPEAISEVESVLKKHGATVKSVSHPTSTLEDLFLRTVEESKARPGRRFAPGEAPGRV, encoded by the coding sequence ATGTCCGCGGAAGCAGTGATCCAGACGCGAAATCTGTCCAAGACCTATCGCGATTTCTGGGGCCGGCCCAAGGTGAAGGCCCTGAACTCACTCACGCTCGACGTCCAGCCGGGTGAAATCTTCGGCCTGCTCGGCCCCAACGGATCGGGAAAAACCACCACCCTCAAGCTCCTCCTCGGGCTCCTCTTCCCCTCGGACGGCGAAGTCAGCGTCCTCGGCAAGCCCGCTCACGAAGTCACCAAGAACGAGCGGATCGGTTACCTGCCGGAAGAGTCGTATCTCTACCGCTTCCTCAATGCCGACGAAACGCTCGATTTCTACGGCAAGCTGTTCAACATGACCGCCGCCACGCGGAAACAGCGCCGCGATGAACTCATCGAGATGGTCGGACTTCAGCACGCCCGCCGCCGCCAGCTGAAGGAATACTCCAAAGGCATGACGCGCCGCATCGGTCTGGCGCAGGCCCTGATCAACAACCCCGAACTCGTGCTGCTCGACGAGCCCACCAGCGGACTCGACCCGCTGGGAACGCGCGACATGAAGGACCTGATCCTCAAGCTGAAGGCCGACGGCAAAACCGTCGTCATGAGCAGCCACCTCCTCGCCGACGTCCAGGACGTCTGCGACCGCATCGCCATCCTCTACGGCGGCGAGCTCAAGGTCGTCGGCAACGTCAAGGACCTCCTCGAAAGCCGCGACGAAACGCAGATCATGTCGTCGCAGCTCAGCCCCGAGGCCATCAGCGAGGTCGAAAGCGTGCTGAAAAAGCACGGCGCCACGGTCAAGAGCGTTTCGCACCCGACATCCACCCTGGAAGACCTCTTCCTCCGGACCGTCGAGGAAAGCAAGGCCCGACCGGGTCGCCGGTTTGCTCCCGGGGAGGCTCCCGGACGCGTTTGA
- a CDS encoding glycosyltransferase family 4 protein, with protein sequence MSSGLGHIARGIETWADSVATELDRRGVGVTLFKGGGHAERPFERVVRCLQRRTKLADFLVRMAPSAAWRVGLHQTYDLEQTTFALAILPHLIRKRYDLIHLQDPWLAYILEKTKSLHGASVILGHGTEEEPWLLRKFQHVQELSPFYLSRHGDLEGRQWFAVPNFVDAGRFQPGDKAQARREFGLPEDALIVFCCAALNRSKKRLDWLAQEFARVGRSDMFLVLAGARDPESAELTREIHAQLGSRVRILENVPHSKMPLLHRAADVHVMCSLMEVMGISILESMASGVANVGHQWGSVEWVIGPTGRIVDMEKPGALASTLRALNLETCRELGQEARRRVLDLFSVEAVVDQMLGMYDDVLKTRAGHRREDARRVSPGSA encoded by the coding sequence ATGAGCAGTGGTCTGGGCCACATTGCGCGCGGCATCGAGACCTGGGCCGATAGCGTCGCCACCGAACTCGACCGCCGCGGCGTGGGCGTCACGCTGTTCAAAGGAGGGGGACACGCAGAACGGCCGTTCGAGAGAGTCGTTCGCTGCCTGCAGCGGCGGACGAAGCTGGCCGATTTTCTGGTCCGGATGGCGCCAAGTGCGGCGTGGCGAGTGGGCCTGCACCAGACCTATGACCTTGAACAGACGACATTTGCGCTGGCGATCCTGCCGCACCTGATCCGCAAACGCTACGACCTCATCCATCTGCAGGATCCCTGGCTGGCCTACATCCTCGAAAAAACGAAATCGCTTCACGGCGCCAGCGTGATCCTCGGGCACGGCACTGAAGAGGAACCCTGGCTGCTCAGGAAATTCCAGCATGTCCAGGAGTTATCGCCGTTTTACCTCTCCCGGCATGGCGACCTCGAAGGCCGACAATGGTTCGCCGTGCCGAATTTTGTCGACGCCGGACGATTCCAGCCGGGCGACAAGGCACAGGCGCGCAGGGAGTTCGGGCTCCCCGAAGACGCGTTGATCGTCTTCTGCTGTGCGGCCCTCAACCGTTCCAAGAAGCGGCTGGATTGGCTGGCCCAGGAGTTTGCCCGGGTCGGACGCTCCGACATGTTCCTCGTGCTGGCAGGCGCTCGCGACCCGGAAAGCGCGGAACTCACGCGGGAAATCCACGCGCAGCTTGGAAGCCGAGTCAGGATCCTGGAAAACGTCCCGCATTCGAAAATGCCGCTGCTGCACCGCGCAGCCGATGTGCACGTGATGTGTTCCCTGATGGAAGTCATGGGAATCAGCATCCTGGAATCAATGGCCAGTGGCGTTGCGAACGTCGGCCATCAATGGGGATCGGTCGAGTGGGTGATCGGTCCCACGGGCCGGATCGTCGACATGGAGAAGCCAGGGGCTCTGGCGTCGACTTTGAGGGCTCTCAACCTCGAGACCTGCAGGGAACTCGGCCAGGAGGCCCGCCGACGTGTTCTCGACCTGTTCTCCGTCGAAGCCGTGGTCGATCAGATGCTGGGCATGTACGACGACGTCCTCAAGACGCGGGCCGGGCATCGACGGGAAGACGCCCGGCGCGTTTCGCCCGGGTCTGCCTGA